From Novosphingobium decolorationis, one genomic window encodes:
- a CDS encoding DUF885 domain-containing protein, whose translation MTTEAEQAEGPLAARALRTLFADEEAREAALDPLSALYRGEVPDSADLARIYTDALRRERLASARHSLALLEAIERCALTDDLRLSHALFQERMVEQVAALQPEMRDLEGAFPFHHFAGLQLDFPSLIAPGGAFSYEDEGDYREVLRLYAAFPTIIDTAIARFREGAQNGTVLPRLTVQHMITQIDALLDRPDPEERFLSPIEDLPPSLPQGVEADLVRSFTTSAHTEIVPAYRRLRAFLAEDYFPAARPSIGLSDMPGGAALYRALIARETTLSLDPDEIHALGTREVARIEAQMTRVARDLGSHVPLPEFFENIRSDPRFHPRSSEDLPQRFGKVAARVDMALPRFFRVRPESPLLVQAYPPDRARYEAGGSYVEGAGSLPATFFYNTYDLEHRFVSGVTTLYLHEAVPGHHLQISLARENSALPAFQRNSQTSAFVEGWALYAETLGYDLGLYDDPLQHWGTLDDEMLRAMRLVVDTGIHARHWSRAQAIDYMLTHSGMGRSDAEAEVDRYIAMPAQALSYKIGALTIQKLRRDAEQRLGSRFDIRDFHEAVLGSGALPLGLLQEKVEGWVAAQEGSPLARHAR comes from the coding sequence GTGACAACCGAGGCAGAGCAGGCTGAAGGCCCGCTGGCGGCACGTGCCCTGCGCACGCTTTTCGCGGACGAGGAGGCTCGCGAGGCGGCCCTCGATCCGCTTTCCGCGCTCTATCGCGGCGAAGTCCCTGACAGCGCCGATCTCGCGCGTATCTACACCGATGCGCTGCGCCGCGAACGGCTCGCATCCGCCCGGCACAGCCTTGCCTTGCTCGAAGCTATAGAGCGATGCGCGCTGACGGACGACCTGCGCCTTTCCCACGCCCTCTTCCAGGAGCGGATGGTCGAGCAAGTCGCGGCTCTACAGCCCGAAATGCGTGACCTCGAAGGGGCATTCCCGTTCCACCATTTTGCGGGGCTCCAGCTTGATTTTCCCTCACTCATCGCGCCCGGAGGGGCCTTTTCCTACGAGGACGAAGGGGATTACCGGGAGGTCCTGCGCCTCTACGCCGCCTTCCCCACGATCATCGACACCGCCATCGCCCGCTTCCGCGAGGGCGCCCAGAACGGTACGGTCCTGCCCCGTCTGACGGTGCAGCACATGATCACGCAGATCGATGCCCTGCTGGATAGGCCCGATCCCGAGGAACGCTTCCTCTCCCCCATCGAGGATCTTCCGCCCTCGCTTCCACAGGGCGTGGAGGCCGACCTCGTGCGCAGCTTCACGACATCCGCGCACACGGAAATCGTGCCCGCCTACCGCCGCCTTCGCGCCTTCCTGGCCGAGGACTACTTTCCTGCCGCACGCCCTTCAATCGGCCTTTCCGACATGCCGGGCGGCGCAGCTCTGTACCGGGCGCTGATCGCGCGCGAGACCACGCTTTCACTCGACCCCGACGAGATCCACGCGCTTGGCACCCGCGAGGTCGCGCGGATCGAGGCGCAGATGACCAGGGTTGCCCGCGATCTGGGTAGCCACGTCCCCCTGCCCGAATTCTTCGAGAATATCCGCAGCGACCCGCGCTTTCATCCCCGCTCATCCGAAGACCTGCCCCAGCGCTTTGGCAAGGTGGCCGCCAGGGTCGACATGGCACTCCCCCGGTTCTTTCGCGTGCGCCCCGAAAGCCCGCTCCTGGTGCAGGCCTACCCGCCCGACCGCGCCCGCTACGAAGCGGGAGGGTCCTACGTGGAAGGTGCGGGCAGCCTCCCGGCGACCTTCTTCTACAACACCTATGACCTGGAACATCGCTTCGTCTCGGGTGTGACGACACTCTACCTGCACGAGGCCGTGCCCGGCCATCACCTGCAGATCAGCCTCGCGCGCGAGAATTCCGCCCTACCCGCCTTCCAGCGCAATTCGCAGACCTCTGCATTCGTGGAAGGCTGGGCGCTTTACGCCGAGACGCTGGGCTACGACCTGGGCCTTTACGACGACCCGCTCCAGCACTGGGGAACGCTCGACGATGAGATGCTGCGCGCGATGCGTCTCGTCGTCGACACCGGCATACACGCACGTCATTGGTCACGTGCGCAGGCGATCGACTACATGCTCACTCATTCCGGGATGGGCCGCAGCGATGCCGAGGCCGAAGTCGACAGGTACATCGCGATGCCCGCGCAGGCGCTATCCTACAAGATCGGCGCGCTCACCATCCAGAAGCTGCGCCGGGACGCCGAACAGCGCCTCGGCTCGCGCTTCGATATTCGCGATTTCCACGAGGCGGTTCTCGGCTCGGGCGCGTTGCCGCTCGGCCTCCTGCAGGAGAAGGTCGAGGGTTGGGTTGCCGCGCAAGAGGGATCTCCCCTTGCGCGGCATGCCCGCTAG
- a CDS encoding HpcH/HpaI aldolase/citrate lyase family protein — protein MSANAPIRPRRSALYLPASNARAIAKARTLPCDVVVLDLEDAVAPEAKADARKAALAALEEGGFGAREVAVRVNGIDTEWGVDDLAALAGSKANAVLVPKVSTPLDIGRYEEALETAPEAMQLWAMIETCGAVLNLEPLAAMAATTRLSLWIMGTNDLAKEMRARLTPERTPFLPFMAQAVAAARLHGLTILDGVCNEFRDLDVFEAEARQGLDFGFDGKSLIHPAQVEPCNTVFSPSAEELAWAEAVIAAFDLPENAGKGAIRVEGKMTELLHLEQARQLLAVAQQIAAMG, from the coding sequence ATGTCTGCAAACGCCCCGATCCGTCCGCGCCGCAGCGCCCTCTACCTGCCGGCCTCGAACGCCAGGGCCATTGCCAAGGCGCGCACCCTGCCCTGCGACGTGGTCGTGCTCGACCTTGAGGACGCTGTTGCGCCCGAAGCCAAGGCGGATGCCCGCAAGGCCGCGCTTGCCGCGCTGGAAGAAGGTGGGTTCGGCGCGCGCGAGGTTGCCGTGCGCGTGAACGGGATCGACACCGAGTGGGGTGTGGACGATCTTGCTGCGCTTGCCGGATCAAAAGCCAATGCGGTGCTCGTGCCCAAGGTTTCCACCCCGCTCGACATCGGCCGCTACGAGGAAGCTCTCGAGACCGCGCCCGAGGCAATGCAGCTGTGGGCGATGATCGAGACCTGCGGCGCGGTTCTCAACCTGGAGCCCCTCGCGGCCATGGCCGCGACCACGCGCCTCTCGCTCTGGATCATGGGCACCAATGACCTTGCCAAGGAAATGCGCGCCCGCCTGACGCCCGAGCGCACACCGTTCCTGCCTTTCATGGCGCAGGCGGTGGCGGCCGCACGGCTCCACGGCCTCACCATCCTCGACGGGGTGTGCAACGAGTTCCGCGACCTCGACGTATTCGAGGCCGAGGCACGTCAGGGCCTGGACTTCGGCTTCGACGGCAAGAGCCTGATCCACCCCGCTCAGGTAGAGCCCTGCAACACCGTGTTCAGCCCGAGCGCCGAGGAACTGGCCTGGGCCGAAGCGGTGATCGCAGCGTTCGACCTTCCCGAAAACGCGGGCAAGGGTGCCATCCGCGTCGAAGGCAAGATGACCGAGCTGCTCCACCTCGAACAGGCCCGCCAGCTTCTGGCTGTCGCGCAGCAGATCGCCGCGATGGGCTGA
- the prfB gene encoding peptide chain release factor 2, which produces MRAEGQAHIDRIEKALALVRKSLDWERALRRFDELNARVEDPTLWDNPKEAEAVMRERRRLEASIGAVNEITAEMNDAVEFVELGEMEGDDETIAEGLSTLSELAARADRDKIQALLSGEADANDTYLEVHAGAGGTESQDWAQMLQRMYTRWGERKGFKVELVEYHAGEAAGIKSCTLMLKGENAYGWAKTESGVHRLVRISPYDSSARRHTSFSSVWVYPVIDDSFEIDINPADLKIDTYRASGAGGQHVNTTDSAVRITHQPSGIVVASQIDRSQHKNREIAMGMLKSRLFEEEMRKREEAASAEHASKSDIGWGHQIRSYVLQPYQQVKDLRTGVVSTAPDDVLDGELDPFMAAALSQRVTGEKVEIEDVD; this is translated from the coding sequence ATGCGTGCCGAGGGGCAGGCCCACATTGACCGTATCGAAAAAGCACTCGCTCTCGTGCGCAAGTCGCTCGACTGGGAGCGCGCGCTGCGGCGATTCGATGAGCTGAACGCGCGCGTCGAGGATCCTACGCTCTGGGACAACCCCAAGGAGGCCGAAGCCGTCATGCGCGAGCGTCGCCGCCTTGAGGCTTCGATCGGTGCGGTCAACGAGATCACCGCTGAGATGAACGACGCGGTCGAGTTCGTGGAACTGGGCGAGATGGAAGGCGATGACGAAACCATCGCGGAGGGTCTTTCGACCCTGTCCGAACTGGCCGCACGTGCCGATCGCGACAAGATCCAGGCGCTGCTCTCGGGCGAGGCCGATGCCAACGACACCTATCTTGAAGTCCATGCCGGTGCCGGTGGGACCGAGAGCCAGGACTGGGCGCAGATGCTCCAGCGCATGTACACCCGCTGGGGTGAGCGCAAGGGCTTCAAGGTCGAGCTCGTCGAATACCACGCGGGCGAAGCGGCGGGCATCAAGAGCTGCACGCTGATGCTCAAGGGTGAGAACGCGTACGGCTGGGCCAAGACCGAAAGCGGTGTCCACCGCCTCGTGCGCATCAGCCCCTACGACAGTTCGGCGCGCCGCCACACCAGCTTCTCCTCGGTCTGGGTCTATCCCGTGATCGACGACAGCTTCGAGATCGACATCAACCCGGCCGACCTCAAGATCGACACCTACCGCGCCTCGGGTGCGGGCGGGCAGCACGTCAACACGACGGACTCGGCCGTGCGCATCACCCACCAGCCCTCGGGCATCGTGGTGGCGAGCCAGATCGACCGTTCGCAGCACAAGAACCGCGAAATCGCGATGGGCATGCTCAAGTCGCGTCTGTTCGAGGAAGAAATGCGCAAGCGTGAGGAAGCCGCCAGCGCCGAGCATGCAAGCAAGAGCGATATCGGCTGGGGTCACCAGATCCGCTCCTACGTTCTGCAGCCCTACCAGCAGGTCAAGGACCTGCGCACGGGCGTCGTCTCGACGGCACCGGACGATGTTCTCGATGGCGAACTCGATCCCTTCATGGCCGCCGCGCTTTCGCAGCGCGTGACCGGCGAGAAGGTCGAGATCGAAGACGTCGACTGA
- a CDS encoding peroxiredoxin yields MRKIILPLAALGLSVLSVSAQAALPVGAKAPAFVTKGAKAGKETRFDLSAALRKGPVVLYFYPKAFTQGCTLEAHAFAEATPEFAKLGATVVGMSGDDLPTLKKFSTEECRDKFAVAIASPKVIKDYDVALKVDGLPDGLTQRVSYVIGQDGKVVMVHSDSDYRDHVKLTMAAVKKLAR; encoded by the coding sequence ATGCGCAAGATCATCCTCCCGCTCGCCGCTCTCGGGCTTTCCGTCCTCTCCGTGTCGGCCCAGGCCGCTCTTCCTGTCGGGGCCAAGGCGCCGGCGTTCGTGACCAAGGGCGCGAAGGCGGGCAAGGAGACCCGCTTCGATCTGTCCGCAGCGCTGCGCAAAGGTCCGGTGGTCCTGTACTTCTACCCCAAGGCGTTCACGCAAGGGTGCACCCTGGAGGCGCACGCCTTTGCCGAAGCGACCCCCGAATTCGCCAAGCTGGGCGCGACGGTTGTGGGCATGTCGGGCGATGACTTGCCCACGCTCAAGAAATTCTCGACCGAGGAATGTCGCGACAAGTTTGCCGTCGCCATCGCTTCGCCCAAGGTCATCAAGGACTACGACGTGGCTCTCAAGGTCGACGGGCTTCCCGATGGCCTGACCCAGCGCGTCAGCTATGTGATTGGTCAGGACGGCAAGGTCGTCATGGTGCACTCGGACAGTGACTACCGCGACCATGTGAAGCTGACGATGGCGGCGGTGAAGAAGCTCGCCCGCTGA
- a CDS encoding RcnB family protein, whose product MSRTLLKAGAWGAMLLATTGMVLPDIAMAQERGRHERANRGDRGDRGGQRQARPQREASPQRQARPSRPAQTRDNRGEARVERRQERGERNYSRREAGSLRGLDRGPNSRPEPTARPDTGRDRRYDRRDQRQDNRYDRRNDRREGRYERRDDRRGDRYERRDDRRDYRSDRRAERRWDRNEWRRNNRYNWRSYRAQNRSHYRLGRYYAPYRGYAYRRLSIGFSLGTMFYGSRYWINDPWAYRLPDVYGPYRWVRYYDDVLLVNTYTGEVVDVIYDFFW is encoded by the coding sequence ATGTCCAGAACACTTCTGAAGGCCGGAGCCTGGGGAGCCATGCTCCTTGCCACGACCGGAATGGTCCTTCCCGACATCGCCATGGCGCAGGAACGCGGGCGTCACGAGCGCGCGAACCGCGGCGATCGCGGTGATCGCGGCGGCCAGCGCCAGGCGCGTCCACAACGCGAGGCAAGCCCGCAACGCCAGGCACGGCCCAGCCGCCCGGCGCAGACCCGCGACAACCGCGGTGAAGCGCGCGTCGAACGTCGCCAGGAGCGTGGCGAGCGCAATTACAGCCGCCGCGAGGCGGGCAGTCTGCGAGGCCTTGATCGCGGCCCCAACAGCCGCCCCGAACCCACGGCTCGGCCGGATACCGGCCGCGACCGCCGCTATGACCGCCGGGACCAGCGCCAGGACAACCGGTACGACCGTCGCAACGACCGTCGCGAAGGTCGCTATGAACGGCGCGATGACCGCCGTGGAGATCGCTACGAACGTCGCGACGACCGCCGTGACTATCGCTCCGACCGCCGGGCCGAACGGCGCTGGGACCGTAACGAGTGGCGCCGCAACAACCGCTACAACTGGCGCAGCTATCGGGCCCAGAACCGCTCGCACTACCGTCTGGGACGTTACTACGCCCCTTACCGCGGCTATGCCTACCGCCGCCTGAGCATCGGTTTCTCGCTGGGCACGATGTTCTACGGCAGCCGTTACTGGATCAACGACCCCTGGGCCTACCGTCTGCCCGACGTCTACGGCCCCTATCGCTGGGTCCGTTACTATGACGACGTACTTCTGGTGAACACCTATACGGGCGAAGTTGTCGACGTGATCTACGACTTCTTCTGGTAG
- a CDS encoding 2OG-Fe(II) oxygenase — MDAERLLDREILARIGTRVRNRLDAAPAVRRLPDDRAEIYTLDNFLDADCCRHLIDLIDAEAQPSALVDDSDNTQIRTSCSSDIDPEDSVVRRLDARLCALTGLSGQRSEAAQGQRYESGQFFAEHCDWFDTSAEYWQREKNCGGQRSWTAMIYLNAVDEGGATEFTRLSLRIRPKPGGLLLWNNALPDGRPNPYTLHAARPVVRGTKYIVTKWFRSHTWQ; from the coding sequence ATGGACGCAGAGCGACTTCTGGATCGAGAGATCCTCGCCCGCATCGGCACCCGGGTGCGCAACCGGCTCGACGCCGCACCCGCCGTACGCCGCCTCCCCGACGACCGCGCTGAAATCTACACGCTCGACAATTTCCTCGACGCGGACTGCTGCCGCCACCTGATCGACCTGATCGATGCCGAAGCGCAGCCCTCCGCCCTTGTCGACGATTCCGACAACACGCAGATCCGCACGAGCTGTTCCAGCGACATAGACCCCGAGGATTCGGTCGTACGCCGCCTCGACGCGCGCCTGTGCGCCCTCACGGGCCTTTCGGGCCAGCGCAGCGAGGCCGCGCAGGGACAGCGCTATGAGAGCGGCCAGTTCTTCGCCGAACATTGCGACTGGTTCGACACCAGCGCCGAATACTGGCAGCGCGAGAAGAACTGCGGAGGCCAACGCAGCTGGACCGCGATGATCTACCTCAACGCCGTCGATGAAGGGGGAGCCACCGAGTTCACCCGCCTTTCCCTGCGCATTCGCCCGAAACCGGGCGGCCTTCTCCTCTGGAACAACGCCTTGCCTGACGGGCGCCCCAATCCCTATACTCTCCACGCCGCCCGGCCGGTCGTGCGGGGCACCAAGTACATCGTCACGAAATGGTTTCGCTCCCACACCTGGCAATAG
- the ettA gene encoding energy-dependent translational throttle protein EttA, which produces MAAQYAFVMKDMTKTFPGAPKPVLSNINLQFYQGAKIGIVGPNGAGKSTLMKIMGGIDTDFSGEAWAGENITVGYLPQEPQLDESKTVLENVKDGAREVADMVDRFNAISAEMGDPQDDTDFDALMEEMGTLQDKIDAVDGWTLDNQLEVAMEALRCPPSDWDVKSLSGGEKRRIALTRLLIQKPDILLLDEPTNHLDAESVNWLENHLAEYHGAVLMITHDRYFLDNVVGWILELDRGKYFPYEGNYSTYLEKKAKRLEQEDREATGRQKALKDELEWIRAGVKGRQTKSKARIRKFEELQNAQDQRTPGKAQIVIQVPERLGGKVIEAKGISKAFGDKLLFEDLSFILPPGGIVGVIGPNGAGKSTLFKMLTGQEKPDTGEIEIGQTVHLGYVDQNRDHLDGKNNVWEEISDGLDYMKVNGHDVSTRAYVGAFNFKGQDQQKNVGKLSGGERNRVHLAKMLKEGGNVLLLDEPTNDLDVETLGALEEAIENFAGCAVVISHDRFFLDRLATHILAFEGNSHVEWFEGNFEAYEEDKRRRLGDAADRPTALAYKKLTR; this is translated from the coding sequence ATGGCCGCGCAATACGCCTTCGTCATGAAGGACATGACCAAGACCTTCCCGGGCGCACCCAAGCCGGTGCTCTCCAACATCAACCTGCAGTTCTACCAGGGCGCCAAGATCGGCATCGTCGGCCCGAACGGCGCAGGCAAGTCGACCCTCATGAAGATCATGGGCGGTATCGACACCGATTTCTCGGGCGAGGCCTGGGCGGGTGAGAACATCACCGTGGGCTACCTCCCGCAGGAACCCCAGCTCGACGAGAGCAAGACCGTGCTCGAAAACGTCAAGGACGGCGCGCGCGAAGTGGCCGACATGGTCGACCGCTTCAACGCGATTTCGGCGGAGATGGGCGATCCCCAGGACGACACCGACTTCGACGCGCTCATGGAGGAAATGGGCACGCTGCAGGACAAGATCGATGCCGTCGATGGCTGGACGCTCGACAACCAGCTCGAAGTGGCGATGGAAGCCCTGCGCTGCCCGCCCAGCGACTGGGACGTGAAGAGCCTCTCGGGCGGTGAGAAGCGCCGCATCGCGCTGACCCGCCTGCTGATCCAGAAGCCCGACATCCTGCTGCTCGACGAACCGACCAACCACCTCGACGCCGAAAGCGTCAACTGGCTGGAAAATCACCTCGCCGAGTACCACGGCGCCGTGCTGATGATTACCCACGACCGCTACTTCCTCGACAACGTGGTGGGCTGGATCCTCGAGCTCGACCGCGGAAAGTACTTCCCGTACGAAGGCAACTACTCGACCTACCTCGAGAAGAAGGCCAAGCGCCTCGAGCAGGAAGACCGCGAGGCGACGGGCCGCCAGAAGGCGCTCAAGGACGAGCTCGAGTGGATCCGCGCCGGCGTCAAGGGACGCCAGACCAAGTCCAAGGCCCGTATCCGCAAGTTCGAGGAACTGCAGAACGCGCAGGACCAGCGTACCCCCGGCAAGGCCCAGATCGTCATCCAGGTGCCCGAGCGTCTTGGCGGCAAGGTCATCGAGGCCAAGGGCATCTCCAAGGCGTTTGGCGACAAGCTCCTGTTCGAGGACCTCTCGTTCATCCTGCCGCCCGGCGGCATCGTCGGTGTCATCGGCCCCAACGGTGCGGGTAAGTCGACCCTCTTCAAGATGCTCACCGGCCAAGAGAAGCCCGACACCGGCGAGATCGAGATCGGCCAGACCGTGCACCTGGGCTACGTCGACCAGAACCGCGACCACCTCGATGGCAAGAACAACGTCTGGGAGGAAATCTCCGACGGCCTCGACTACATGAAGGTCAACGGTCACGACGTCTCGACGCGTGCCTATGTCGGCGCCTTCAACTTCAAGGGCCAGGACCAGCAGAAGAACGTCGGCAAACTCTCGGGCGGTGAACGCAACCGCGTCCACCTGGCCAAGATGCTCAAGGAGGGTGGCAACGTCCTCCTGCTCGACGAACCGACCAACGACCTCGACGTCGAAACCCTCGGCGCGCTCGAAGAGGCGATCGAGAACTTCGCCGGTTGCGCCGTGGTCATCTCGCACGACCGCTTCTTCCTCGACCGCCTGGCCACCCACATCCTCGCTTTCGAGGGCAACAGCCACGTCGAATGGTTCGAAGGCAACTTCGAGGCCTATGAAGAGGACAAGCGCCGTCGCCTCGGCGATGCGGCCGACCGTCCGACCGCGCTGGCCTACAAAAAGCTGACGCGCTGA
- a CDS encoding M28 family peptidase, translating to MTRKIPSTALGAVLTALALCSAPATAKPVEGEGVAWEITEGLTTEVGPRMAGSEAEDRARDWGKAKLEALGFQNVRIEEFATTTWQRGPEEARLTAPYRQPLAITALGFSVPTPEGGLTAPMVYFPTLEALEAASKGSLKGKIAFVDHAMRRAQDGSGYGPYGNVRRAGPAMASERGALAIVIRSAGTDSHRNPHTGVTAFGKASPIPAGAVSNPDADLIARIAGGGKPMEIALRLEGRPQEKATSGNVIADLPGRDPSLPMILVGCHLDSWDLGTGAIDDASGCGIVAAAALAAQDGGQALRTIRVLWAGDEEQGIYYSGGDHYMKLHASEPHALAMESDFGADRVWQVKTRFAAANSDLADKVNGAVLPLGIVPHEGAAHGGTDIGPIIAEQELAVVDLGQDGTHYFDLHHTPDDTLDKVDPAALQQNVEAWTAVLKVVANEPGAIGAVPAHDEP from the coding sequence ATGACACGCAAGATTCCTTCAACCGCGCTCGGCGCGGTGCTCACCGCCCTAGCCCTTTGCTCCGCGCCCGCCACCGCCAAGCCCGTCGAGGGCGAAGGGGTCGCCTGGGAAATCACCGAGGGACTGACCACCGAGGTCGGCCCGCGCATGGCAGGCTCCGAAGCCGAGGATCGCGCCCGCGACTGGGGCAAGGCCAAGCTTGAGGCGCTGGGCTTCCAGAACGTGCGGATCGAGGAATTTGCAACCACGACCTGGCAGCGCGGACCTGAAGAGGCGCGCCTGACCGCGCCCTATCGCCAGCCCCTGGCCATCACCGCGCTGGGCTTCTCGGTGCCCACGCCCGAGGGCGGCCTGACCGCGCCGATGGTCTACTTCCCGACGCTCGAGGCGCTGGAGGCAGCCTCCAAAGGGTCGCTCAAGGGCAAGATCGCCTTTGTCGACCACGCCATGCGCCGTGCGCAGGACGGTTCGGGCTACGGACCTTATGGCAACGTGCGCCGGGCCGGGCCCGCGATGGCGTCCGAGCGCGGGGCTCTTGCCATCGTCATCCGTTCGGCGGGCACCGACAGCCACCGCAATCCGCATACGGGCGTGACGGCCTTTGGCAAGGCAAGCCCGATCCCAGCGGGCGCGGTGTCGAACCCTGATGCCGACCTGATCGCGCGTATCGCAGGTGGCGGCAAGCCGATGGAGATCGCCTTGCGTCTCGAAGGCAGGCCGCAGGAAAAGGCAACCTCGGGGAACGTGATTGCGGATCTGCCGGGGCGCGATCCCAGCCTGCCGATGATCCTTGTGGGCTGCCACCTCGATTCCTGGGACCTGGGTACCGGGGCCATCGACGATGCCTCGGGTTGCGGGATCGTGGCGGCGGCGGCGCTCGCCGCGCAGGATGGCGGTCAGGCGCTGCGCACGATCCGCGTGCTGTGGGCGGGCGATGAAGAGCAGGGTATCTACTACAGTGGCGGCGATCACTACATGAAGCTGCACGCAAGCGAGCCCCATGCGCTGGCCATGGAAAGCGATTTTGGCGCCGACCGTGTCTGGCAGGTCAAGACCCGCTTTGCGGCGGCCAACAGCGATCTTGCCGACAAGGTCAACGGGGCCGTCCTGCCGCTGGGTATCGTCCCGCACGAGGGCGCCGCGCATGGCGGGACCGACATCGGTCCGATCATCGCCGAGCAGGAACTGGCCGTGGTTGATCTTGGCCAGGATGGCACGCACTACTTCGACCTGCACCACACCCCCGACGACACGCTCGACAAGGTCGATCCGGCGGCGCTCCAGCAGAATGTCGAGGCGTGGACCGCGGTTCTGAAGGTCGTTGCGAACGAGCCCGGCGCGATCGGCGCCGTCCCGGCGCACGACGAACCTTGA
- a CDS encoding class I SAM-dependent methyltransferase: MRSWKTSLISSGLLLCAASALAACTPGEADADRPASSRDFPLPDRPVSPGGSTAFSNEIQRDSVNEAKVVMDLARISEGMTVADIGAGDGYYTVRLAQRVGSSGRVLAGDIDPEVIQKLGLRVERERLENVSIKLGTPDDPRLPENSFDRIFLVHMYHEVSEPYAFLWRLRPALREGGKVIVVDVDRSTGEHGMPPELLFCEFAAVGFRLSQFVRKPELQGYYAQFEASGGRPGPEAIVPCRMSSEADTE, from the coding sequence ATGCGGTCTTGGAAGACCAGCCTGATCTCTTCCGGACTGCTGCTGTGCGCGGCCTCGGCCTTGGCAGCTTGCACGCCGGGCGAGGCCGATGCGGATCGCCCGGCCTCCTCGCGCGACTTTCCGCTGCCTGACCGCCCGGTCTCTCCGGGCGGATCGACAGCCTTTTCCAACGAAATCCAGCGCGACAGCGTCAACGAAGCAAAGGTCGTGATGGACCTTGCCCGGATTTCCGAGGGCATGACGGTTGCCGACATCGGTGCGGGCGATGGCTATTACACGGTGCGTCTGGCGCAGCGGGTGGGTTCTTCCGGACGGGTGCTGGCCGGGGATATCGACCCCGAAGTCATCCAGAAGCTGGGCCTTCGCGTGGAGCGCGAAAGACTGGAAAATGTCTCCATCAAGCTGGGGACACCCGACGATCCACGCTTGCCGGAAAACAGTTTCGACCGCATCTTCCTGGTTCACATGTACCACGAGGTGAGCGAGCCCTATGCCTTCCTGTGGCGTCTGCGACCGGCGCTGCGCGAAGGAGGCAAGGTCATCGTCGTGGATGTCGATCGCTCGACAGGCGAACACGGCATGCCGCCGGAACTTCTCTTCTGCGAATTTGCAGCGGTAGGCTTCCGTTTGAGCCAATTTGTCCGTAAGCCTGAGCTCCAGGGCTACTACGCGCAGTTCGAAGCTTCCGGAGGACGACCGGGACCGGAAGCGATCGTGCCGTGCCGTATGTCCAGTGAGGCGGACACGGAATAG